Proteins encoded in a region of the Anopheles aquasalis chromosome 2, idAnoAquaMG_Q_19, whole genome shotgun sequence genome:
- the LOC126569630 gene encoding uncharacterized protein LOC126569630, producing MEVQTALVLTIQLIALFSIAGALLLYLLCKVRGTRDDPTGVQKGSILVTCADTALGLQICTFFASKGHRVFAGMKDPVESLPAKLLRGWMKMRENSDTPVSGSVVPMKIDVTREDVLREAAESMGAHLNAGERGILAVINTAGSVYRGRIDSQDSLQWENMFKNNVMGCLRTARAFIGLLRPTRGRLILLGSGNDDDGLTVFMATRNAVQGCADALRKELRPAGVSVVTLDSRGVPAESLFKSPVPYTISDEEGVPTQYSADVLTSSALGVIERALYDNRPSETYCLSVPNSKFQVKLPCRSSLKITVNRPEPKPIQSV from the exons ATGGAAGTACAGACCGCACTGGTGTTGACGATTCAGCTGATCGCCTTATTCTCGATCGCTGGggcactgctgctgtattTGCTGTGTAAGGTGCGAGGAACACGCGATGATCCGACGGGCGTGCAAAAGGGTTCGATTCTAGTCACCTGTGCGGACACGGCTCTTGGATTGCAG aTTTGTACATTTTTCGCCAGCAAGGGACATCGAGTGTTTGCGGGCATGAAGGATCCGGTGGAGTCCCTTCCGGCGAAACTGTTGCGAGGCTGGATGAAGATGCGAGAAAACTCGGACACACCAGTGAGCGGATCGGTGGTACCGATGAAAATCGATGTCACGCGGGAGGACGTGCTGCGGGAAGCGGCAGAATCGATGGGTGCACACCTTAACGCCGGCGAGCGGGGCATTCTGGCCGTCATCAACACCGCCGGATCTGTCTACCGTGGACGAATTGATTCGCAGGATTCGCTTCAATGGGAAAATATGTTCAAGAACAACGTGATGGGTTGTCTGCGTACGGCTCGGGCTTTCATCGGGTTGCTGCGGCCTACCCGGGGTCGTCTGATTCTGCTCGGTTCCggaaacgatgacgacggactAACCGTGTTTATGGCAACGAGGAACGCAGTTCAGGGATGTGCCGATGCGCTGCGTAAAGAGCTCAGACCAGCCGGCGTCAGTGTGGTTACACTTGATTCACGTGGAGTTCCGGCCGAGTCGCTGTTCAAGTCTCCCGTTCCATACA CAATCTCTGACGAGGAAGGCGTGCCAACGCAGTACAGTGCCGATGTGCTGACGAGCTCGGCACTGGGTGTTATCGAACGGGCCCTCTATGATAATCGCCCCAGTGAGACCTACTGTCTGTCGGTGCCAAACAGCAAGTTCCAGGTGAAGCTACCTTGCCGATCATCGTTGAAAATTACCGTCAACCGTCCGGAGCCGAAACCGATACAGAGTGTCTGA
- the LOC126581245 gene encoding N-alpha-acetyltransferase 38, NatC auxiliary subunit isoform X2, whose amino-acid sequence MDLSEPKIMEPPITDQRKNVLEQALEQMQEDDDDTLTPEEMELAKANDPRRFILKTLLNRMFRIKMTDGRILIGFFVCTDADANVVLQLASEYTEIGGEERYLGLVMIPGRYIVSIEQRIENFSSPWFG is encoded by the exons ATGGACCTTTCCGAGCCTAAAATCATGGAACCGCCGATAACTGACCAGCGGAAAAAT GTTTTGGAGCAAGCCCTCGAACAGATGcaagaggacgatgatgacacg CTTACCCCCGAGGAGATGGAATTGGCAAAGGCAAATGACCCAAGACGATTCATACTGAAAACTTTGCTAAATCGTATGTTCCGCATCAAGatgacggatggacggatacTTATCGGATTTTTCGTGTGCACGGATGCGGACGCTAACGTTGTGCTTCAGTTGGCCAGCGAATACACCGAGATCGGTGGCGAGGAGCGTTACCTCGGGCTAGTCATGATACCGGGACGGTACATCGTGTCGATAGAGCAGCGAATTGAGAATTTCTCCTCTCCGTGGTTCGGTTGA
- the LOC126581245 gene encoding N-alpha-acetyltransferase 38, NatC auxiliary subunit isoform X1, whose protein sequence is MDLSEPKIMEPPITDQRKNKYQQVLEQALEQMQEDDDDTLTPEEMELAKANDPRRFILKTLLNRMFRIKMTDGRILIGFFVCTDADANVVLQLASEYTEIGGEERYLGLVMIPGRYIVSIEQRIENFSSPWFG, encoded by the exons ATGGACCTTTCCGAGCCTAAAATCATGGAACCGCCGATAACTGACCAGCGGAAAAAT AAATATCAACAGGTTTTGGAGCAAGCCCTCGAACAGATGcaagaggacgatgatgacacg CTTACCCCCGAGGAGATGGAATTGGCAAAGGCAAATGACCCAAGACGATTCATACTGAAAACTTTGCTAAATCGTATGTTCCGCATCAAGatgacggatggacggatacTTATCGGATTTTTCGTGTGCACGGATGCGGACGCTAACGTTGTGCTTCAGTTGGCCAGCGAATACACCGAGATCGGTGGCGAGGAGCGTTACCTCGGGCTAGTCATGATACCGGGACGGTACATCGTGTCGATAGAGCAGCGAATTGAGAATTTCTCCTCTCCGTGGTTCGGTTGA
- the LOC126581246 gene encoding cytochrome c oxidase assembly factor 6 homolog, with amino-acid sequence MSDFPDKGAREKCWKARDEYWACLDKHAPEYQCTSQAPEPPACIHLRRLYQQSCPAQWVKHFDRKRTYDQFKQKMAKGYEPLNDVKP; translated from the coding sequence ATGTCCGATTTCCCCGATAAAGGCGCACGAGAGAAGTGTTGGAAAGCGCGGGATGAGTATTGGGCCTGTCTCGACAAACATGCCCCGGAATATCAGTGCACATCGCAAGCGCCCGAACCCCCGGCATGCATTCACCTGCGCCGGCTGTACCAGCAAAGTTGCCCTGCCCAGTGGGTCAAACATTTTGACCGCAAACGGACCTACGACCAGTTCAAGCAGAAAATGGCCAAAGGATACGAACCACTGAACGACGTTAAACCGTAG
- the LOC126569925 gene encoding uncharacterized protein LOC126569925, producing the protein MQVLASVVVVVVVVCAFVAGAPMDSEGRQAEVGAAPALALDGGAEKRQEKRGIGLATYSGLTGFGYDTGSLGLTGYPAATTAYITPTVIKSTYTVPAATATYHQAATYDAAHGKYAYGGFYPASYGSLGTAGYTAFAPAATYTKIVHPASYSKIIHPPATSTYTKVIQTYPSATLGVVAPATVSGYGGVPASIGGYVY; encoded by the exons ATGCAAGTGCTG GCATCCGTTgttgtggtcgtggtcgtggtctgTGCATTCGTTGCCGGTGCTCCGATGGACAGTGAGGGGCGACAGGCAGAGGTTGGTGCCGCACCGGCGCTAGCTCTGGACGGTGGTGCAGAGAAGCGTCAGGAGAAGCGTGGCATCGGTTTGGCGACCTACAGTGGACTGACTGGGTTCGGGTATGATACAGGTTCGCTCGGTTTGACCGGGTATccggctgccaccaccgcgtACATCACGCCGACCGTGATCAAATCAACCTACACCGTGCCAGCGGCTACAG CGACCTACCATCAGGCGGCCACGTACGATGCGGCCCACGGCAAGTACGCATACGGTGGATTCTATCCCGCCAGCTACGGTAGCCTGGGGACAGCTGGTTATACTGCGTTTGCACCGGCCGCCACCTACACCAAGATCGTGCATCCGGCCAGCTACAGCAAGATCATCCATCCgcccgccaccagcacctacACGAAGGTGATCCAGACCTATCCATCGGCGACGCTCGGTGTGGTTGCACCGGCCACGGTCAGCGGATACGGTGGCGTCCCTGCCAGCATCGGTGGTTACGTGTACTAG